The genomic region CAGCATACCTGGTTTCTGCACCTTGCAACATTTTACTCACATAATACACGGGGTTCtgaattttccctttttcttttaccaaTACAGAACTGACTGCATTATCCGAAATAGCCAGGTATAGATATAATATGTCTCCTTCTCTGGGATTAGCTAATAGGGGTGGAGACTCCAAATACTTTTTTAGCTCCTGAAAGGCTTGCTCGCATTCCTCGGTCCACTCAAGCCCTTTAACTTTTCTCAATATCTTAAAGAAATGCAAATTGCGATCCGCAGATCTAGAAATAAAGCGATTAAGAGATGCGATCCTACCTGTCAATTTTTGGACCTCTTTGATGGATGTGGGTGACTTCAAGTTCAATATGGCTTCTATCTTTTCGGGGTTCGCTTCTATTCCCCTCTCACTCACCATATAACCTAGAAATTTGCCTCCCGCCACGCCAAATGTGCATTTGTTGGGATTGAGCTTCATCCCATGCTCTCTCATGATCGCAAAGGCTATCTTCAGATGCTCCAAATGTTCCTCAGGTTTATGGCTTTTAACCAGcatatcatccacatacaCCTCCATGGTTTTTCCGATTTGATCAACAAACATCTTATTCACCAACCTCTGGTATGTTGCCCCTGCATTTTTCAATCCAAAAGGCATAACATTATAGCAAAAAATACCACGGTCAGTCACAAAAGAAGTCTTTATCCGATCTTCTGTTGCCATgtaaatttgatgataccCCTGATACGCGTCCATCAtagaaaagattttataccCAGCTGTTGAATCTACCAGAATATCAATTCTTGGTAAGGGATATGGGTCTTTTGGGCACGCCTTATTAAGATCTGTAAAGTCCGTGCACATTCTCCACTTACCCCCCGGTTTTGGGACCAGCACCACATTAGCTAGCCAGTCCGTATACTGAACTTCGGACACATATCCCGCCCCCCCGGTTTTGGGACCAGCACCACATTAGCTAGCCAGTCCGTATACTGAACTTCGGACACATATCCCGCTCTAAGTAACTTGCTTACCTCTCCTTCGATGATGGCATTTTTCTCACCTCCGAAAGTTCGTTTCTTCTGTTGAACAGGTCGCATGGAAGGGTCAACATTTAACCTGTGTACTATCACCTCTGGATTTATACCTTGGAAATCTGACGGATCCCACGCGAACATATCAACATTGCTTCTTAAGAAGGCGATCATGACTTCTTCGAACTGACCTAAACTGGGTCCTATCTTTGTGGTCTTCGATGGATCTCCTTGTATCAATTTCACTTCTTTATGTCCCACGGGTTCTAACCGCCCTGCTTTCAATGCATGCCATTCTTCCTTCTTTACTCCCTggaattttctcttttctttattctcGCTCTTTCCCAGAGACAGATTGTAGCACCTTTTAGCCTCAATTTGGTCGCACACGACCTCTCCTATTCCAGATTGCGTAGGGAACTTCATCTTGAGGTGATACGTTGACACGATAGCCCTGAAAGAATTAAGTCCAGGTCTCCCCAGAATAACGTTATACGCAAAAGGCATATcaacaactaaaaattttaccatcaaCGTTTTACGCTTCGGCTCCTCCCCCAAGGATGCAGGTAAAATCACTGTCCCCAGTGACGCGACCTCACCTCCTCCAAACCCGACCAATGGTGTGTTTGCTGATTCCAATCGTACATTATCCAGTCCCATCTTATCCAACAcccttttgaaaattatgtctGCCGAACTTCCATTGTCTATTAAAACCTTGTGTACTGTGAAATTTGCTATGTCCATTCTTATTACCATCGGATCATTGTCTGTCACTACCCTTGTACCCGCATCCCGATCTCCAAATACGATCTCCGGATTATCTGTCATATTTACTCCTTGCTTGCGTCGTTCCAGCCTACTTTCTCTTTCAAATTTCCTTCTAGCCCTCCTCGACCATCCTTCTGATCCACCCGCGATGGTATGGATAATGCCTTTCACAGGCGCGTTTTCCCCCAATGTTCGGTCCTCTCTTTCAGTTGCCCAATTCGGTCGGCGTTCCCTACTTCTCGACCTACCTCTTCGATCACGTCTTCTCTCTCCGAAAGTATGAAGGTTTTGTCTCCTGAAGTACCCTTGCCGGACTAATCGCTCTATCTCGTCCTTCAGCTGATAGCACTCCTCTGTATCATGTCCTTTTTCCCGATGGAAACGACAGTATTTGTTCGAGTATCTTTTAGCTGGAGTAATCCTTGTGTGCTTCGGCCAGATCAACACATTATCTTTTTCTACCATCATGAGAGCTTTTGCCCTGGTCATGTTTAAAGGAGTGTACTTACTATACTTGGACTGATAAGGTGgctccttttctttctcatttttaggTCGTCTGTCACGACCTCTGCTGTATCTTCCCTCCCTGGCTCGTTCTGATGTAATTCTCCATTCCTCATCTTTCATAGCATTCATCTCCTCTTCATCGATGTATTTTTGTGCCACTGCCATCAACTGCTCCGTATCTATCGGCGGATCCCTCGCTAAAGCAGATGCAAAAACCCCTTTCTTCAAGCCGTGGATAAGGATACTAGTCATCATATCTATCCTAAGGTCCTGCACCTCCAATGTTTCGTTATTAAAGCGTCccataaaactttttaaacTTTCATTTTCCTCCTGCCGAATAGTAAATAAGTGCGTAGCtgatctcttttgttttctcttgctCGCAAAGTGGAATGCAAATTTTTGTGCTAGTTGCTCATACGAATCTATGCTGCCTGGGGGCAAATTCGTAAACCATTCTTGGGCCTTTCCTGTTAGCGTGGTAACAAATAATTTGGCGACTATGGAACTTGACTGTCCATACAAATTCATTACCATATCGAAAGCAGCTAgatgttcttgtggatcccgaGTTCCATCATACTTTGGGAGGTCGGGCATCCTAAAGCTCGGATTGACCATTTCTATAAGTATCCGGTTAGCAAATGGCGAATTACGATTGTGGGCTACTATTTCTCCCCTTTTCTTGAGTTCATCGATTTGCTTTCCTAGCTGGGCTATCTGCTTACTAACATTATCTACTTCAGCTCGAGATATGGCTGGCCCTCTAGGACGACTTAAAGCCCTGCTATTGGACCCCACATCAGAAGGCAGCGGGCCCTTCCTATTCGCCCCCGGTCTACTCATTCCCTCGTTATCTTGCACCTCGACTCTTTCCTGAAACAACCTTTTTCCCGCTATTTCCCTTTCTAAAGGAGTTGCCGTTCTTCTCTCATATGCTACCAAGGCCTTCCTCCCCGCTTCTTCCATCATTTGTTGTAGTTCCCGTCGTGTCAGTTGTACAGTTCCTTCCCGATCAGTCATGGGGGTATCCATTTCTTGCCGTGACAGATGTACAACTGGTGCTTGATCTTCTGCTGGAGTCTCCATTTCTCAAACGCGTTCCAATCCGTCACCTGacgttcccacagacggcgccaaatgATCCGACTGAGATCGCGGGTCGCGCTGTATGTCGTCCCCTTCAGCTCCGACGGATCCTTTATAACCTGACAACAGAACAAACCTCACCTAGCCGGAGTAGATACCGGCGTAGAtgctccgacgctcaagtcagtaCTGAGGATTCTCTccagtaaaaaatataagttctaaatattatgaaaagtgaaattgaAAACTAGACCAacccttttttctctcttccttcTCCTCTTTATACTGATCCTCTTTCGTGTCCTCTGCACGATCCTTATGCCCGCTTCCACGACCGCTCCTCTCGCTATCGTGGCCCACCTTTTGCGGGTATAAGATTGTGCTTAACCACCCTCAAGATTAGCCCACGTAAATAATAGGTTTAATCCCTATTTTTGTGCCTTTATCTCTATCCTTCATACTAAGGGCATATTAGTCTTTTGTTATCTCccttcatcatatatatatatatatggaatggGATTCTAAGAGTCTGGTATATAGAATGATGCATGCATGGTTATAAACTTagacaaattaatatttggtgCAACAGGAAGAAGGATGGGTGGTCTGTCGTGCATTCAAGAAGCCGAGTCCAAGTCATAAACAATTAGGGTTGGAGTGTTGGAATAACAGTAGTTGGTATGAGAGCTCAGAGAGCAGCGGTTACAGGCCTCCACCATATCCCAGCACCACCCTGCGTCCTAGTACCATAATACATAATTTCGATATCGGGAAGACGAATCTTATAAATCAGAGTTTGGAGTCTAGACATAGCACATATCATGAACATGATCAGATGGTAGAGCTTCCAAAACTTGATAGCCCGACAAGTTTCGCAGCCAATAATAACAGTGGTGTAGCCGGCAATCATGAAGATGATAAGAGCAAGTTTCGTAATGAATTATACAGTGAATGGAAGAGCTTTGATAAGCTTTTTGAATCACAAGTCATGGGAACATCATCATATGCATACCCAAACATGGGTTTAGTCCCACACAATGATGAGTTAGATGTTCAGAACCATTTGATCAGCAACGTAATACTTGAATGCTTTCCTGACTTGTAGCtacaattaattgattaatatgcataccattttaattgaaattgtaaaaataactGACTTTTTCTGGAAACTTGGGCTTAGATGATTCCGCAAGTTGGGGAAGAGGGCAAAAAttgttggttttgttttttgacTCTGCTTGTGAATGTCGTGTGTATTGTTTGCATGCATCCTATTCATTGGACAACGTTGTTTTATGGAAACAAAAGTAGttgttcaagaatttcttgCAAAGGAggtttaaatgtattttggtGGTTATTCgatgtttttatcttttgatttttttgaataatattttcatccttcatctttttaattttttcgatCAAGTTAACAAAAGTTTTAAAGTGACCCCAAGTTTGTCCCCAACTAGCCATCCCCCTCTGCTCCTTTTCAGGTTCTAACACTAAGAAATCCTATTTATAGATAGTGTTATATTACagcaattttttgttttttagcaAGAAAATAGCATTcttcatttaatccaaataaatagTTTGTAGAAAAGGGGAGGTTGTTGTTCTAGTACAAAAGAGATGGTCATCAGTATCCAAAATAGAGTTAAAAAATGGGGGGTGGGGGGCAGCCAGGATAGATACAGTGTTCAAAATTCAAGTTAGACTTCTTTGGAAGCGAAAAGCCCTGAGTAGGAGGGTGAGGGCCGATGGATGTTTCTCCTTTCTCTGATATTATTGACAACTATTATTTGTTGTGATGGGTGtcaagattataaaaaataattactataatacTTTGTAAACGTGGGAGTAGAGTCGATTCCACATGGACGGTATTAAGTcgatttctttaaaagaaaaaaaaaatagttgggGGGGAGATTTGATGTTAGAGAggaataattaaagaaaaaagctaAAATGAACtagaaaacaattaaaattacgaGGTGAAGATATGAGAGGGGACTTTTTCGGTTAAGGTTAGATTCATGCTTGATTCTGTGAGTTGATCatcaatacaaatataacacttgtataaacaaataaatcagttatggtCATTGATACGACCAAATGACCTCAcattttcttaccttttcgtcaATCAAGGTACGACTgttggctagatccctaattaacaTACAACTTTGaaaacgtccacaagattttatttaacaacattaagaattagaaaggtctgattctaattaacaaattcctacgaggataattcgtttaaatttgatcatgcATTCTCCACAACATAACTAACtactttgacataattaattatgctaagTTGCTactaagtattgaactaaacaaacaattaaacGGATTtgtaaagttcaattagctaagcaaaccttcttgataatgaacaactcgccgaattattcataaatcaaaTGTTTGTAACAAAAGGCACAGAGAAATAACATGAATACTtatttaacaagtgtaaaaagtgcagattagatctcacaacaatTTACGAATCAAACAATCACCATAaccttaacaaaaaaaataatgaatttagccgaacatattaatggaagaacacattAAGATGTAAAATTCCATTAACCGTATGCaacaaattaacaataaagaaaGAGTATGAAGATAAAATTACTATCAAATTCAAAGTGTTCTCTTCAATTCAAAGTGTGTTTGACAAATAGAGAgacccccctatttataataaaagccTCCTATGAATCTAGACATAGGAGGGGTTAAGTACATGATTGGTTCATAAAATCTCAACAAATCATCATCCTTtccaaaattcagcaaatcattccttttttctcttgtgAAAATCAcgtctttcttttcttcatccGTGTTGACCAAATCACTAAGCATGGGCACGTTTAGGAAGAATAAATCACTAGAAAATCATGACGACACTATATATGagttactaattatatttttttgttactaattatttctttttgaaaataatttttgcaaaataatagtaattattaaaatcatgaaatttattattaggacaaaataaatattcttgtcattacatatatatatataattagtgacaatataAAATAGTCACTTGATTGCTTTTTGTTACTAATCTTCTATTTATTTGTAGTGACCAACTAAGAAGTTTCTTTCAAGAAGATTGCAATTCCCGAGGAGATGGCAATATCGATATGTAGGAATTAATTTTCGAAATTTAGTTTagcatattttaattctttttttaccaGAAAAATGTATGTGTCTGGCACATAATCTTTATAATTCAGatgaattatcaaatttttaaggGTTACATGActtaattgtaaaaatcaattcccgcaaaatcaaaattgtcagCCCCATATTACAAGAcaagaattacaaatttttccTAACAACTTATATTCCTTGCTTAAGGTTCCACTATTTTTAGTTCAcatggagaaaataaattaatagtacTTTGAGAAATAGAGTCttaaaaatgtgttttttaaGCTCCACAAATCAACATgcagaaataaatgaataaagtttatagtttaaaaattagagctataaaaatatgatttcaaatgtgaagacaaaattataactttcTATAAGAAAAGTTTATGTAATTCCTATAgtgaaaattagaattttgtatAGTTAATTAccctattttttattgcaattgaattaccataattttttcatgacaCAAAATAACTCACTAACCACACTCCACATCTTTAAATATCTGCTGCCATCTCCACTTCTTTCCCACTCGGCATATTCAGCATATGTATAGTTGGGGGAAAAGAAGAATGGACGCCTTCTTACCCTATGCaattcctcttcttcttcttcttcttcctctgtCGACTCTCTATCTCATCTCATTTATGCGTAAAAAGGGCTCCGGCAACAAGAATCTACCGCCGGGCACGAGGGGCTGGCCGGTGTTGGGAGAAAACATGGAGTTGGCCCTGTTAGGCCAGCAGAAATTCGTCAAGAATAGGATGGAAAAATACTCACCGGATGTGTTCCAAACCTCTTTGTTCGGAGAGAGAATGGCAGTATTCTGCGGTGCGCAAGGAAACAAGTTCCTTTTCACGAATGACAACAAACTTCTTACCTCCTGGTCTCCAAAAACAATGACGAAGACCTTTCTTTTCACAGAATTCGTGGATAGTAGTAACTTGAAACAAGTTACGGCCGTCAGACGTAGTTTTCAGTACGACATTCTCAAGCCCGAATCCCTGAAACAGTACATACCGGTTATGGATGCTCTGGCTCGTGAGCATATGGATCGTGAATGGACCCCAAATGCGCTAGTGAATGTTGTCCCCTTGTCAAAGAAATACACCTTTGATCTGGCATGCAAATTGTTTCTGGATGTGGTGGATGTGGAGGACATAAAGAGGTTATCTGATCCCTTTTCTCTTGCGACGCAAGGAATGTTGGGTGTGCCTATAAACTTGCCAGGCATGGCTTACAATCGTGCCATCAGAGGTGGTAAAATGATCCGCAAAGAGCTGATAAGGATCATCAACGAGAGGAGGAAGAAGCTGTTGGAGAAGAAGGAGACCAGGCATCAAGATTTACTATCAAAGATGCTACTTGTGACAGATGAAAACGGCCAGTTTTATAGTGAAATGGAGATTTCTAACAACATTGTTGGCTTTCTAGTGGCTAGCTTCGACGCCACAAGCTCAGCAGTCAGTTCTGTCATAAATTACCTTGCACACCTTCCTCACATATATGAACAAGTTTTGAAAGGTAACTCTAACAGACTCATCTCTGCTCATAGCCTGATACGCTCTTGTAAAATGGTATTAAGATTTCAAGTTTGAGATATGATCAATTTAAGTGAAACAAACCTATTTCAGAACAAATGGAGATTGCAAAATCAAAAGGGCCTGATGAGCTATTGACATGGGAAGATATACAGAAAATGAAGTACTCCTGGAACGTTGCACGTGAATCGCTCAGGTTAGGGCCTTCTTCACAAGGAGGTTTCAGAGAGACCACAACAGAGTTCACCTATGCTGGTTTCACCATCCCTAAGGGATGGAAGGTACTTAAACATATTCAAAACCTGACCTTTCTATCCCACATCAATAATTTGCTTAATTTCAAATGCTGGATTTACAGACGCATTGGACAGTCCATTCATCGCACAGGAATCCTGAATACTTCCCAGAACCGGAAAAGTTTGATCCATCTAGATTTGATGGAAGTGGACCACCTCCTTACACGTTCGTGCCGTTTGGTGGAGGCCCCAGAATGTGCCCCGGAAGAGAGTATGCTAAGCTTGAAATTCTGGTTTTCATGCACAATGTGGTGAGGAGGTTCAAACTTGAAAAGGCAATCCCAAATGAGCCAGTAGACGGACTTGCAGTCCACCTCCAGCCTCATGAAAACTAAGGCTGTTCCCATAAATGCAACATTTCTTTCCAGCTATTTGCTCAATAATATGTAATATGTATGAGATTAAAATGgaataatagaaaaacaagtttgagaaattgctgaaatttgttttgtattgAGAACAGGGTGTCTTGTTGAAATTCcataatctttttttcttttttggagtAGAAATTTGATTGTCCACAATAATCTCTACAATATAATGTGAATTCTTTTTGCTCttcatgtaattttagaaatattttaacttgtaattttgaaaagcaattttcaatattaaattattataaagtaaataaatgaatacttAATTCAGACTATTGCTCTGGTCTGATTTTTGTTGGATGATTCCTTTTACGGCCCATCATTGACTTTTTCtccattctctctctctctgcaaAACCATCTTGAAGAGAGGGAAAAACACTCAAACAAGTTTACTTGCTCTCTCCAATCTCTGGGGTTTTAATTCTAACGTCTCATATTCACCCTATGCTTCTCTGGAGTTCTGCAATTCAATCAATTGCCCATCAATTTAAATCCCCATTTTATCAGCTCAAATTTCCCCCGTTCTCAATGCCTGCACACACTCCCTGATCCGCCTTCTCATGAATGCCGCTTCTTCCTGTGTCGGGAATTTCCTTGATTTTTGCGCTCATTTAGTGCCCCTCATCCTCAATGCTATTAATTCATCGGTAGCAGCAACAGCAGAAGCAATGAGCCAACCGCAACAaccaatttttgtttgttattCTTATTGCAGTTAACGTCAAAATCGTGCGGTTCTCATCGCTTCCTAATAGTTTATTGGTAATCTTTGTTGAAGTCATCGGCATCGTTTGCCTCGTTGATTTTTATGGCCGCGCCACGGAACTTGGTGGTGGAGACTGGTGGCTGGCTGTTGGATAGGGATGAGGAGAAGAATGCTGAGTCTCCCTCGGAGAAGAAGCTTAAGGCGGAGAAATTTCCTCTTTCGCCGTGGGAATTCACGGCGGCTCTGGGTGTGTTTTTGGTGTTTTCTACTGGGCTATTGTGCATTTACCTTACCATGCCTGCCGCGGAGTACGCGATGCTAAAGCTGCCTCGGACACTCGCGGATCTTCGCTTGCTCAAGTAAAAGCTCTATTGTTTTCAAGCATTTGGTTTTCGATTCTCGGATTTTGATGAGATCAATTGAttagtttttctattttctagtGGGAGGGAGGGGTACAAGATTTGCCTTTTTTCTGTTAGTCTTTTGATTATAACTATTATCTTATCTTTGCTATTCTGTGTTCTCCTTTGCAATTgtttatctaaaatttattatttgaagaaatgaaattagATTTTGACGTGCCTGGGATAAAAAGCTGTTAACTTTCTTCGCCGGGTCTTAAGCTTTTGGGGTTATGAGACAGAAGCATTTAGCTATAGGTTCTATTTGGGAGCAGAACTCGAATCATCATGATGAGTTCTCTGTCTTATTTGGTCCTCTGGGTATGCATGATTGCATGTTTTGATGACCAAGTACATTTAGAAATAATGTATAACATGAGTAATTAAATTCCCTGGATGTCAAGAGTTTGACTGTATAGATTGGTATGCAATGTTGGGTAGCAGGACTGATTGCATGATTCATTGTTGTTTACTGATGGACATAGATCCTTACATCTTTATTGGAGTGGACGAAGATAAGTAACAACATGCTAATGCAATAAGGTTCTGTTGAACTGAGTTGAGTTGTGCTAGAATCATTCTCATCAAGGCTAACTCtacttttctgtttttcactTGGGTAGTGGGATTTTTTAGTTTGATGTCTTCTCTGTCAAACTTTTTGGAAATCAAGGATTCCTGGTTGTCTAATGTCTCCTCTGTTTACTGATTTTCACTTTTCCATATGCTCCAGGGATCATCTTGCAACTTATGCTCGAGTATACCCTGCGAAGTTCATTTTGGGTTACTGTTCAACGTACATATTCATGCAGACATTCATGATTCCTGGGACAATTTTCATGTCCTTACTAGCTGGAGCTCTCTTTGGTGTTGCCAGAGGTCTTTTCTTGGTTGTCTTCAATGCTACAGCAGGTGCATCATCCTGCTACTTTTTGTCTAAACTGATTGGCAGGCCTATTGTTAACTGGTTATGGCCCGAAAAACTGAGATATTTTCAGGCCGAGGTATGTTGCTCTTGagtttactatatatatatatatatatatatatatttcaacacTTTAAAACTACTGTGTTTTGTTTTAGCTGCCTCAGTTATCTGAGTATTATTGATTTCAGATAGCAAAGCGGAGAGAGAAATTGCTCAATTACATGCTCTTTCTGAGAGTTACTCCGACATTGCCAAACCTGTTTATCAATTTGGCATCACCAATTGTGGATATAccatttcatattttctttctggCAACTGTTATTGGTCTGATTCCAGCCTCCTATATTACTGTTAGAGTAAGACATCCTTCTTTGTGTTAACAACCTTTTTAATCACATATGTTTCCTTTTAGTAAACTTACCAAATACTGGACTAAGGAGTTCATGTTGCACTGCTGCTGCTacctttttaatttgtttggcaATTTTGTGCACTTGACATGATTTTTCCCTCTGTTAGGCTGGGCTTGCTCTTGGTGATTTGAGGTCAGTCAAAGATCTATATGATTTTAAGACCTTGGCCATACTTTTCCTCATTGGCTCTGTTTTACTATTCCCAACACTTTTGAAGAGGAAACGGGTATATGAGTAGAGCCCTTGGTAGAATCCCTCCCATCTTTATGGAGAAGGGGACTGGTAAGATGATTTTCTGCCATGATTCAGGGTACGGTACAGGACTTAATTCTCCTTCGGTTGAAAAACAAGTGAGTGTATGAGCTGTTATTTGTACCTCTAGGTCATCGTGTGGCAGAATCTTGAATTTATACTGATATAGGAAAATTCACAGGCCAGAAATGTTTAATTTGTACTGATTTGAGAGTCAAAATTAAGCAAATAGATATGATAGACTTTGATTGAAGTATTACTTTATGGTGCTGAAAGGTGAAACCTCATCTAATAATATGTCCTCGCAAGGTGCAAAATGTGATGTATTACACTGAGATCATTCACACGTTTGGAAGCCggaggaaaaagagaaagtaaTGCTCTGTAGATCCAACTCTTTTCTGCCAGGAAATGTTCggttattttaattattcagtTTTACTTTTCCATCATGCTCTATTATTACTTTACTTAAGCTTCAGAGTTAAATGCAGTATGTGATGTATTAACGTAAACTTTCACAAGTCTTGGTAGAGCCATCAAATTAGGTCCTCAGACTAAATGCAGGTGTATTGTGGCATCAAGAATCAGTTCACTGAATGAAATGTTGTCTATGCCTTTCTGAATGGATAGTTACCATGAAATACAGCGAGTTTGCAGTCGCACTCAAAACTCAAATTCTGTGGAATGTTTCTCACCATATACAACATAAtctctcaaaaaaaaaagctataTGTTCAAGTTGTTGACTATAATGGTGCTTATTCTTATCCTTGTAATGGACTGAGAACGAAAATGTCAAGAATCCAAATCCAACTGCAACTTAGGAAGTTCTCATGTACTTCATATGATGGGGAAAACGTTTTGTCCGTTTAATGAATGGTGAAATCTGTATGTGTCCAATGTTTCTACGTTAGTTCGTGTTTTCATACAATCACCTTTCTGGGTATAATTGATTTTCCAATGTACGCCTCGGTTATTGATcccagcagcagcagcagcagcagcagtttATCCTTGAATCATCCCTCAACACCAGAATTTCCAGTAATTGTCACACAGCTCACCATCACAACCGCAACAACTTCGTCTCGTTTGGGCTCCGCTGCCACCTCGATAACAGGGTCGCTTGCTTTCCAATTTCTGGCTCGATCAATGAAACTGGAGCCTCTGTATTAGTAGATTTTGCAATTAAACAGTATGTGGGTTTTTTGTGTGAGttgagaagagagagagttgaaGAGCGATGAAAGACTTGTTCTTGAGAGAGAAAGTGGGTCGGACTTTGATAGCCACAGAGTTTTGGCATTGTTGCGTATGAGAATTAAATGTCCGGAGTCTggtttttttcaaattttctttgattCTATGTATGTCACAACCACACGTCTTGTATTCatctcatttaataaataaccgTCTACATAaatgtagttaattaatttcagggggtaaattgattttttttaccgTCTTTTAAATGCATAAATAGGCCCTCAAATCATTGGAAGAGTGAAGTTTTAGGTGgaattaaagaagaaagatTTGTACCTTGACATGGATCATGTGTTGGGAGTGTGCTTGGATTACTTACTCCTAGTTTATTTtccattacatatataattcgAATGTGAAACAAATAACAACCACTTTACATTGAGCATATAGGTATAAAGACAATACAAAAGCTCAGGAAATCTGTGGGGGCATGATGTTTTAACATAATGAACAGATGCTCCATGCATTCATATTACTACAATCAACCAACAACTTCGTTAGATAGAATTGTCTAAATATACATGTAATGTAAAAGAGTAAGCAGTGAGTAGCAACATGCTCTGccaaattaaataacttaGGATTATTGAAGtcaaaatttgatgttttctcTCCATTCTAGCTTGGACCGAAGAACCTCCTACAGGTTAGAAACTGTACAAAAGCTGGCCTCCATCTTAATcttccatttttgttttaccTTGCAGGGCATCTGCCAAGTTAAAGTTCAAGTTTCCTCTCTGGGTTCTGCATGCAAGCGCTGGATTACCCTTCCTCATCATTGCAGCGAACTCCCCATAGTCTATTCGCCCGTCCTGTCACAATTACTAGTTTTAGTATCAAAATATTCGAGCATTGAACTTCTAGCGTATGATAAATATTCAGTTG from Sesamum indicum cultivar Zhongzhi No. 13 linkage group LG3, S_indicum_v1.0, whole genome shotgun sequence harbors:
- the LOC105159533 gene encoding beta-amyrin 28-oxidase-like, with protein sequence MDAFLPYAIPLLLLLLPLSTLYLISFMRKKGSGNKNLPPGTRGWPVLGENMELALLGQQKFVKNRMEKYSPDVFQTSLFGERMAVFCGAQGNKFLFTNDNKLLTSWSPKTMTKTFLFTEFVDSSNLKQVTAVRRSFQYDILKPESLKQYIPVMDALAREHMDREWTPNALVNVVPLSKKYTFDLACKLFLDVVDVEDIKRLSDPFSLATQGMLGVPINLPGMAYNRAIRGGKMIRKELIRIINERRKKLLEKKETRHQDLLSKMLLVTDENGQFYSEMEISNNIVGFLVASFDATSSAVSSVINYLAHLPHIYEQVLKEQMEIAKSKGPDELLTWEDIQKMKYSWNVARESLRLGPSSQGGFRETTTEFTYAGFTIPKGWKTHWTVHSSHRNPEYFPEPEKFDPSRFDGSGPPPYTFVPFGGGPRMCPGREYAKLEILVFMHNVVRRFKLEKAIPNEPVDGLAVHLQPHEN
- the LOC105159535 gene encoding uncharacterized membrane protein At4g09580 isoform X3 produces the protein MAAPRNLVVETGGWLLDRDEEKNAESPSEKKLKAEKFPLSPWEFTAALGVFLVFSTGLLCIYLTMPAAEYAMLKLPRTLADLRLLKDHLATYARVYPAKFILGYCSTYIFMQTFMIPGTIFMSLLAGALFGVARGLFLVVFNATAGASSCYFLSKLIGRPIVNWLWPEKLRYFQAEIAKRREKLLNYMLFLRVTPTLPNLFINLASPIVDIPFHIFFLATVIGLIPASYITVRAGLALGDLRSVKDLYDFKTLAILFLIGSVLLFPTLLKRKRVYE
- the LOC105159535 gene encoding uncharacterized membrane protein At4g09580 isoform X2; translated protein: MAAPRNLVVETGGWLLDRDEEKNAESPSEKKLKAEKFPLSPWEFTAALGVFLVFSTGLLCIYLTMPAAEYAMLKLPRTLADLRLLKDHLATYARVYPAKFILGYCSTYIFMQTFMIPGTIFMSLLAGALFGVARGLFLVVFNATAGASSCYFLSKLIGRPIVNWLWPEKLRYFQAEIAKRREKLLNYMLFLRVTPTLPNLFINLASPIVDIPFHIFFLATVIGLIPASYITVRQQQQQQFILESSLNTRISSNCHTAHHHNRNNFVSFGLRCHLDNRVACFPISGSINETGASVLVDFAIKQYVGFLCELRRERVEER
- the LOC105159535 gene encoding uncharacterized membrane protein At4g09580 isoform X1; amino-acid sequence: MAAPRNLVVETGGWLLDRDEEKNAESPSEKKLKAEKFPLSPWEFTAALGVFLVFSTGLLCIYLTMPAAEYAMLKLPRTLADLRLLKDHLATYARVYPAKFILGYCSTYIFMQTFMIPGTIFMSLLAGALFGVARGLFLVVFNATAGASSCYFLSKLIGRPIVNWLWPEKLRYFQAEIAKRREKLLNYMLFLRVTPTLPNLFINLASPIVDIPFHIFFLATVIGLIPASYITVRQQQQQQQFILESSLNTRISSNCHTAHHHNRNNFVSFGLRCHLDNRVACFPISGSINETGASVLVDFAIKQYVGFLCELRRERVEER